The genome window GCATCGGGCCAGATGCCGTCGGCAATGAGGTGGAGCCATTGCGAAGCATAATACCCTAATGCCAAGGCCCAAAGCACTTCTTGCGGTGGGGTGCTGAATCGGGGCTGCAGGTGGATACTTAGCCCCAGATAGCTCGATAGGGCGGAAAAGAGCCAGTACACCACCATCCCCATTGCGCCCAAGTACAGAATCCGGGTTAGGGGGCCCACAATCCAGGTATGGGAAAGGCCCCGATGGGCAAACATCCAGCCATAGGGCACCCAGAACCAGCCCATCCAGCCCCAGCGCCCTTTAGCCCGCACCTGTTGCTCGGCCAGATCCAGGTCGGGGGTGATGAGAAACGTTCCCAGCAAATAACTGCCCATAAAGGCCGCCGCAACGGGCTGGGGAACCTCGAGATCTTGCCGATAAGCCCAGTAAGCGGCTGTCGCCAG of Meiothermus sp. contains these proteins:
- a CDS encoding metal-binding protein, which produces MPSGRVHEAINLSVLGLATAAYWAYRQDLEVPQPVAAAFMGSYLLGTFLITPDLDLAEQQVRAKGRWGWMGWFWVPYGWMFAHRGLSHTWIVGPLTRILYLGAMGMVVYWLFSALSSYLGLSIHLQPRFSTPPQEVLWALALGYYASQWLHLIADGIWPDAGRILRGRRRR